Proteins co-encoded in one Amaranthus tricolor cultivar Red isolate AtriRed21 chromosome 7, ASM2621246v1, whole genome shotgun sequence genomic window:
- the LOC130817704 gene encoding protein RICE SALT SENSITIVE 3 isoform X1, giving the protein MVGSGAGDRSKEAVGMMALHEALRNVCLNSDWTYSVFWTIRPRPRVRGGNGCKVGDDNGSLMLMWEDGFCRGRGVADCLDEMDSEDPVRKSFSKMSIQLYNYGEGLMGKVASDKCHKWVFKEPSECEPNISNYWQSSFDALPPEWTDQFESGIQTIAVIQAGHGLLQLGSCKIIPEDLHFVLRMRHTFESLGYQSGFYLSQLFSSTRNASSSSTFPTKQPGPPLGPPPLFNWGPRPISSPAPMLAPPNFQRPLGFPPTKDEPHMFLMPHSSENRMGEMMGEHESDIKWPNGLSFFNALTGRADEAKLLFSPENLGHKPDQVSNPEGPNPNMQGAGGGNPNEFLSLDSHQEQMRKNMENKFKRSFTLPARMTSSASSTSLDHHPQNPPEYRNPETGMYPDVMETFLDQ; this is encoded by the exons ATGGTGGGCTCAGGAGCAGGAGATAGGAGCAAAGAAGCAGTAGGGATGATGGCCCTTCATGAGGCCCTCAGAAATGTCTGTTTAAACTCAGACTGGACTTACTCTGTCTTCTGGACCATCCGTCCTCGCCC GAGAGTAAGAGGTGGAAATGGTTGCAAAGTTGGAGATGATAATGGAAGCTT GATGTTGATGTGGGAAGACGGGTTTTGCCGAGGAAGAGGAGTAGCAGATTGCTTGGACGAGATGGATAGTGAAGATCCGGTCAGGAAGTCCTTCAGCAAAATGTCCATTCAGTTATATAATTATGGAGAAGG GTTAATGGGGAAGGTTGCTTCTGATAAATGTCACAAATGGGTTTTTAAAGAGCCTTCAGAATGTGAACCAAATATTTCAAACTATTGGCAGAGCTCATTTGATGCT CTTCCTCCTGAATGGACTGACCAATTTGAATCTGGTATTCAG ACAATAGCTGTGATTCAAGCTGGTCATGGACTTCTTCAATTAGGTTCCTGCAAAATT ATACCTGAAGACCTCCACTTCGTGCTACGAATGAGGCATACCTTTGAATCTCTAGGCTACCAATCCGGCTTCTATTTATCACAACTTTTCTCCTCAACTAGAAATGCTTCCTCTTCTTCCACTTTTCCCACAAAGCAGCCCGGCCCTCCTTTGGGCCCTCCTCCGCTCTTCAACTGGGGCCCGCGCCCTATATCGTCTCCAGCTCCAATGCTTGCACCTCCAAATTTTCAGAGACCTCTTGGATTCCCGCCTACTAAAGATGAGCCTCACATGTTTTTAATGCCTCACTCGTCCGAAAATCGGATGGGAGAAATGATGGGTGAACACGAGTCAGATATCAAATGGCCTAATGgactttcattcttcaatgctctcACCGGAAGGGCCGATGAAGCAAAACTGTTATTTAGCCCGGAAAACTTGGGACACAAACCCGATCAAGTTTCTAACCCTGAGGGTCCAAACCCGAATATGCAAGGTGCGGGTGGAGGGAACCCAAATGAGTTCCTAAGCTTGGATAGCCATCAAGAACAAATGAGAAAAAATATGGAGAACAAATTCAAAAGGAGCTTTACATTACCTGCTAGAATGACTTCTTCAGCTTCCTCAACTTCACTTGATCATCATCCTCAAAACCCTCCAGAATACCGCAATCCCGAAACTGGAATGTACCCTGATGTAATGGAGACATTCTTGGATCAATAA
- the LOC130817704 gene encoding protein RICE SALT SENSITIVE 3 isoform X2: MLMWEDGFCRGRGVADCLDEMDSEDPVRKSFSKMSIQLYNYGEGLMGKVASDKCHKWVFKEPSECEPNISNYWQSSFDALPPEWTDQFESGIQTIAVIQAGHGLLQLGSCKIIPEDLHFVLRMRHTFESLGYQSGFYLSQLFSSTRNASSSSTFPTKQPGPPLGPPPLFNWGPRPISSPAPMLAPPNFQRPLGFPPTKDEPHMFLMPHSSENRMGEMMGEHESDIKWPNGLSFFNALTGRADEAKLLFSPENLGHKPDQVSNPEGPNPNMQGAGGGNPNEFLSLDSHQEQMRKNMENKFKRSFTLPARMTSSASSTSLDHHPQNPPEYRNPETGMYPDVMETFLDQ, encoded by the exons ATGTTGATGTGGGAAGACGGGTTTTGCCGAGGAAGAGGAGTAGCAGATTGCTTGGACGAGATGGATAGTGAAGATCCGGTCAGGAAGTCCTTCAGCAAAATGTCCATTCAGTTATATAATTATGGAGAAGG GTTAATGGGGAAGGTTGCTTCTGATAAATGTCACAAATGGGTTTTTAAAGAGCCTTCAGAATGTGAACCAAATATTTCAAACTATTGGCAGAGCTCATTTGATGCT CTTCCTCCTGAATGGACTGACCAATTTGAATCTGGTATTCAG ACAATAGCTGTGATTCAAGCTGGTCATGGACTTCTTCAATTAGGTTCCTGCAAAATT ATACCTGAAGACCTCCACTTCGTGCTACGAATGAGGCATACCTTTGAATCTCTAGGCTACCAATCCGGCTTCTATTTATCACAACTTTTCTCCTCAACTAGAAATGCTTCCTCTTCTTCCACTTTTCCCACAAAGCAGCCCGGCCCTCCTTTGGGCCCTCCTCCGCTCTTCAACTGGGGCCCGCGCCCTATATCGTCTCCAGCTCCAATGCTTGCACCTCCAAATTTTCAGAGACCTCTTGGATTCCCGCCTACTAAAGATGAGCCTCACATGTTTTTAATGCCTCACTCGTCCGAAAATCGGATGGGAGAAATGATGGGTGAACACGAGTCAGATATCAAATGGCCTAATGgactttcattcttcaatgctctcACCGGAAGGGCCGATGAAGCAAAACTGTTATTTAGCCCGGAAAACTTGGGACACAAACCCGATCAAGTTTCTAACCCTGAGGGTCCAAACCCGAATATGCAAGGTGCGGGTGGAGGGAACCCAAATGAGTTCCTAAGCTTGGATAGCCATCAAGAACAAATGAGAAAAAATATGGAGAACAAATTCAAAAGGAGCTTTACATTACCTGCTAGAATGACTTCTTCAGCTTCCTCAACTTCACTTGATCATCATCCTCAAAACCCTCCAGAATACCGCAATCCCGAAACTGGAATGTACCCTGATGTAATGGAGACATTCTTGGATCAATAA
- the LOC130817704 gene encoding protein RICE SALT SENSITIVE 3 isoform X3 yields MGKVASDKCHKWVFKEPSECEPNISNYWQSSFDALPPEWTDQFESGIQTIAVIQAGHGLLQLGSCKIIPEDLHFVLRMRHTFESLGYQSGFYLSQLFSSTRNASSSSTFPTKQPGPPLGPPPLFNWGPRPISSPAPMLAPPNFQRPLGFPPTKDEPHMFLMPHSSENRMGEMMGEHESDIKWPNGLSFFNALTGRADEAKLLFSPENLGHKPDQVSNPEGPNPNMQGAGGGNPNEFLSLDSHQEQMRKNMENKFKRSFTLPARMTSSASSTSLDHHPQNPPEYRNPETGMYPDVMETFLDQ; encoded by the exons ATGGGGAAGGTTGCTTCTGATAAATGTCACAAATGGGTTTTTAAAGAGCCTTCAGAATGTGAACCAAATATTTCAAACTATTGGCAGAGCTCATTTGATGCT CTTCCTCCTGAATGGACTGACCAATTTGAATCTGGTATTCAG ACAATAGCTGTGATTCAAGCTGGTCATGGACTTCTTCAATTAGGTTCCTGCAAAATT ATACCTGAAGACCTCCACTTCGTGCTACGAATGAGGCATACCTTTGAATCTCTAGGCTACCAATCCGGCTTCTATTTATCACAACTTTTCTCCTCAACTAGAAATGCTTCCTCTTCTTCCACTTTTCCCACAAAGCAGCCCGGCCCTCCTTTGGGCCCTCCTCCGCTCTTCAACTGGGGCCCGCGCCCTATATCGTCTCCAGCTCCAATGCTTGCACCTCCAAATTTTCAGAGACCTCTTGGATTCCCGCCTACTAAAGATGAGCCTCACATGTTTTTAATGCCTCACTCGTCCGAAAATCGGATGGGAGAAATGATGGGTGAACACGAGTCAGATATCAAATGGCCTAATGgactttcattcttcaatgctctcACCGGAAGGGCCGATGAAGCAAAACTGTTATTTAGCCCGGAAAACTTGGGACACAAACCCGATCAAGTTTCTAACCCTGAGGGTCCAAACCCGAATATGCAAGGTGCGGGTGGAGGGAACCCAAATGAGTTCCTAAGCTTGGATAGCCATCAAGAACAAATGAGAAAAAATATGGAGAACAAATTCAAAAGGAGCTTTACATTACCTGCTAGAATGACTTCTTCAGCTTCCTCAACTTCACTTGATCATCATCCTCAAAACCCTCCAGAATACCGCAATCCCGAAACTGGAATGTACCCTGATGTAATGGAGACATTCTTGGATCAATAA